In the Flavobacterium sp. J372 genome, one interval contains:
- a CDS encoding AsmA family protein, whose translation MQEIIPTQNKSRFIAGRWARITLRALTVIIVLLVFAYVSLAWYIHSNKTGVLQKLTSSVNDNISGEVTIGDVEPTFLQGLPLISLRLENVTIRDSMFSKHGKTLLRAEEIAIAVNTFAMLRGTVEIKSVSISRAAIALHTTADGYSNTNVFRKGRSTGEGKGGSFPELKKIMLDDVSLEIDNRKMGKLYSFSVNNFKGKIEYTLPGWKAVVNLKTMVNSMAFSTRKGSFIKGRHVEGRFDITFNEDSGLLTFKRNKLDIGGEDFYVAARMKTGGPSADFAIAIENKSILWRDAANLLSPNITRKLVMYDIKNPISVKCNLIGDFNAKGDPLIYVTALVKNNVVDTPGGEIANCNFKGIFTNNNIRQQGFNDANSAVKLIDFTGDYNGIPVQMKRFYILDLEKPVARGDFKSDFEVKHLGKIIDAELLQFKKGHAQVAVDFTADIVDFKLSKPKLKGLVKIEGADVIYTPRKLRFNDVNVALDFTDTDLNISKITLKTGRSTVYMEGSIQNFLNVYYNSPEQVVLNWKIHSPNLHLGEFLAFLNERTGSVKTKRKPTKGNFTEELNTLFEKSNVDMQLKVDNLYYNAFHATNAKASVLLTDNAIILKDAGLYHAGGGLKLNGSLAQTGKYNRYTVNADVRNVDVNRFFKAFNSFGLESLKPENLKGSLSAKANLSGLMNNDGGLSPKSMQGNMGFSLKNGALIKFEPVRNIGKYAFPFRDMDNITFKNLNGVFIVKGEKVTIKPMQINSSVLNMDVAGVYSFGKGTNINVDVPLRNPKKDKDISDEDELAKRRNRGIVLHLTAQDDDETGKVKVKLGRG comes from the coding sequence ATGCAGGAAATCATACCAACACAAAATAAATCCCGTTTTATAGCCGGCCGATGGGCACGTATCACTCTGCGCGCGTTAACAGTAATTATTGTATTACTTGTTTTTGCCTATGTGTCATTGGCATGGTATATACATTCTAATAAAACTGGAGTGCTTCAAAAGCTTACTTCATCTGTCAATGATAATATCTCCGGCGAGGTGACAATTGGCGATGTTGAGCCGACATTTTTGCAGGGTCTCCCATTAATATCCCTCCGGCTTGAAAATGTAACCATACGCGACAGCATGTTTTCCAAACACGGCAAGACACTATTGCGGGCGGAAGAAATAGCAATCGCCGTAAATACATTTGCCATGCTTCGCGGTACCGTCGAGATTAAGAGTGTAAGCATAAGCCGTGCGGCTATTGCACTGCATACCACAGCCGATGGGTATAGCAATACGAATGTATTCAGGAAAGGGCGCAGCACCGGCGAAGGTAAGGGAGGCAGTTTTCCTGAATTAAAGAAAATTATGCTTGATGATGTGAGCCTGGAGATTGACAACCGGAAGATGGGTAAATTATACAGCTTCAGCGTAAATAACTTTAAAGGTAAGATTGAGTATACATTGCCAGGATGGAAAGCTGTTGTGAATCTTAAAACAATGGTTAACAGTATGGCATTCAGTACCCGGAAAGGCAGTTTTATAAAAGGTAGGCATGTCGAGGGCAGGTTTGATATTACATTTAATGAAGATTCCGGATTACTTACTTTTAAAAGAAATAAGCTTGATATTGGCGGTGAAGACTTTTATGTAGCGGCCAGGATGAAAACCGGAGGCCCTTCAGCTGATTTCGCTATTGCCATAGAAAATAAAAGTATACTGTGGCGTGATGCGGCCAATTTGCTGTCTCCAAACATTACCCGTAAGCTTGTGATGTATGATATTAAAAATCCCATTAGCGTAAAATGTAACCTTATAGGTGATTTTAATGCAAAAGGAGACCCGTTAATTTATGTAACAGCTTTGGTTAAGAATAATGTTGTTGATACGCCGGGAGGTGAAATTGCCAACTGTAATTTTAAAGGCATATTCACTAATAATAATATCAGGCAACAGGGATTCAACGATGCAAATTCGGCCGTGAAGCTTATTGATTTTACCGGTGATTATAATGGAATCCCTGTACAAATGAAGCGGTTTTACATTCTTGACCTTGAAAAGCCTGTTGCGCGGGGAGATTTTAAATCAGATTTTGAAGTTAAGCATCTCGGAAAGATTATAGATGCAGAACTGCTTCAGTTTAAAAAAGGGCATGCTCAGGTGGCTGTTGATTTTACAGCTGACATAGTAGATTTTAAACTGTCAAAACCAAAGTTGAAAGGCCTTGTAAAAATAGAAGGTGCAGATGTTATTTATACCCCGAGAAAACTGAGGTTTAATGATGTAAATGTTGCACTTGATTTTACAGATACCGATTTAAACATCAGTAAAATTACTTTGAAAACAGGAAGGAGTACGGTTTATATGGAGGGGAGCATCCAAAACTTCCTGAATGTATATTATAATTCGCCTGAACAAGTAGTGCTGAACTGGAAAATACATAGCCCAAACCTGCATTTAGGTGAATTTTTAGCCTTCCTTAATGAAAGAACAGGCAGCGTAAAAACTAAGCGTAAGCCAACAAAGGGGAATTTTACTGAAGAACTGAATACACTTTTTGAAAAAAGCAATGTCGACATGCAACTAAAAGTTGACAATTTGTATTACAATGCTTTTCATGCCACTAATGCAAAAGCTAGTGTGCTGCTTACCGATAATGCGATTATCCTGAAAGATGCAGGGCTTTATCATGCCGGGGGCGGCCTTAAGCTTAACGGCAGCCTTGCACAAACCGGTAAGTATAACCGTTACACAGTAAATGCTGATGTGCGTAATGTAGATGTTAACCGTTTTTTCAAAGCGTTTAACAGCTTTGGGCTTGAGTCACTTAAACCTGAAAACCTTAAAGGTTCGCTGTCAGCAAAAGCAAATCTTTCAGGCCTGATGAATAATGATGGCGGACTTTCACCAAAATCTATGCAGGGCAATATGGGTTTCAGTCTTAAAAATGGGGCACTTATAAAGTTTGAGCCTGTTCGCAATATTGGTAAATATGCTTTCCCGTTTCGTGATATGGATAATATTACATTTAAAAACCTGAACGGAGTATTTATTGTTAAAGGCGAAAAGGTTACTATAAAGCCTATGCAAATAAACAGCAGCGTACTCAACATGGATGTGGCAGGAGTGTATTCTTTTGGGAAGGGTACAAACATTAATGTAGATGTACCATTACGTAACCCAAAAAAAGATAAAGACATAAGCGATGAAGATGAGTTGGCAAAACGGCGCAACCGTGGCATAGTATTGCATCTTACAGCTCAGGATGATGACGAAACCGGAAAGGTGAAAGTTAAATTGGGAAGAGGGTAA
- a CDS encoding TIGR03915 family putative DNA repair protein encodes MVTFIFDGTFEGALTAIFDFYDLKPAGGAILVWDKHYQPAMLEERHIIVPDEAKAKRVWDGLKKKLSPEWLQKFYKVHLAEDAQTFSDLFNFAIYIFDNSQGAENNFGNPYVIAIRKMERSVSRERHRMKAFIRFQKTADGIYYCPIEPDYNVLPLVAKFFKDRYADQRWIIYDVKRKYGLYYNLHRVEEITYDFVSNINTSKVTLPSEMIDEKEELASMLWKDYFNSTNIPARKNMKLHIRHVPKRYWKYLNEKEGKN; translated from the coding sequence ATGGTAACGTTTATATTTGATGGCACATTTGAAGGAGCGCTTACGGCTATATTTGACTTTTATGACCTCAAACCAGCGGGAGGTGCAATTTTAGTATGGGATAAACATTACCAACCTGCCATGCTGGAAGAAAGACATATAATTGTACCTGACGAAGCTAAGGCGAAACGTGTATGGGATGGCCTGAAAAAAAAGCTGTCACCGGAATGGCTGCAGAAATTTTATAAAGTTCACCTGGCCGAAGATGCCCAAACATTTAGTGATCTCTTCAATTTTGCTATATACATATTTGACAATTCGCAAGGCGCAGAAAACAACTTTGGTAATCCGTACGTTATTGCAATCAGAAAAATGGAACGCAGCGTGAGCCGTGAACGCCATCGTATGAAAGCCTTTATTCGCTTCCAGAAAACTGCTGACGGCATATACTATTGCCCTATTGAACCCGACTATAACGTACTGCCTCTCGTAGCCAAATTTTTTAAAGACCGGTATGCTGACCAGCGATGGATAATTTATGATGTAAAACGCAAATACGGGCTGTATTATAATCTGCACCGTGTTGAGGAAATCACTTATGACTTTGTATCAAACATTAACACATCAAAAGTAACACTCCCTTCAGAAATGATTGATGAAAAAGAAGAATTAGCCTCTATGCTTTGGAAAGATTACTTTAACAGCACCAACATACCTGCCCGTAAAAACATGAAGCTGCATATTCGCCACGTACCAAAACGTTACTGGAAATATTTAAATGAAAAAGAGGGGAAAAATTAA